Proteins encoded in a region of the bacterium genome:
- a CDS encoding aminotransferase class I/II-fold pyridoxal phosphate-dependent enzyme encodes MSDQPIALAPPLSRLIAALPPSTPFVAPEALERAHGIPLRLRLGANESAFGISPRAWTAMQEAIAAVGWYGDPESYALRAALAKNLGIGIDHLLIGNGIDGLLGYVVRALVDPGDTVVATRGTYPTFAYHVRAFGGRLVAVPYRDDRADLPALLDAARKESARLVYLANPDNPSGSWHHRAQIAEFIELQPEECLLLLDEAYHEFAAADAVPLPQAERPNLIRLRTFSKAHGMAGARIGYAIGPVELIVAIGRFRNQFEVSRIAQAGAVASLDDPGFVDGVIRAVEEGRRDYGDLAECLGVPVIPSATNFVCFDLGSHARARAALQALLARGVFIRMPGEAPLDRCVRVTVGTPAQRADFAEVFSQTLQEV; translated from the coding sequence ATGTCCGACCAACCCATCGCCTTGGCGCCGCCCTTGTCGCGCCTGATTGCCGCGTTGCCGCCGAGCACGCCCTTTGTCGCGCCCGAGGCGCTGGAACGTGCCCACGGGATTCCCTTGCGGTTGCGGCTGGGCGCCAACGAGAGCGCCTTCGGGATTTCGCCGCGCGCGTGGACGGCGATGCAGGAGGCCATCGCCGCGGTTGGCTGGTATGGCGACCCTGAATCGTATGCTCTGCGCGCCGCGCTGGCAAAGAACCTGGGAATCGGCATCGACCATCTCTTGATCGGCAACGGCATTGATGGGCTGCTCGGCTATGTGGTGCGCGCGCTGGTTGATCCCGGCGATACGGTGGTGGCTACGCGCGGCACCTATCCGACCTTCGCCTATCATGTGCGCGCTTTCGGTGGCCGACTGGTAGCAGTGCCATACCGTGATGACCGCGCCGATCTGCCGGCCCTGCTGGATGCCGCGCGAAAGGAAAGCGCCCGACTGGTCTACCTGGCCAACCCCGACAACCCGTCGGGCAGTTGGCATCATCGCGCGCAGATCGCCGAGTTCATCGAACTGCAGCCCGAGGAGTGCCTGCTGTTGCTCGATGAGGCCTACCACGAATTCGCGGCCGCGGACGCTGTGCCGCTGCCACAGGCCGAGCGTCCGAACCTGATCCGTCTGCGCACTTTTTCAAAAGCCCACGGCATGGCCGGCGCGCGTATCGGTTATGCGATTGGTCCTGTCGAGTTGATCGTCGCCATCGGCCGCTTCCGCAACCAATTCGAAGTCAGCCGCATCGCCCAGGCCGGGGCGGTGGCCTCGCTCGACGACCCCGGGTTTGTGGACGGCGTCATCCGCGCGGTGGAAGAAGGACGGCGCGACTACGGAGACCTCGCCGAGTGTCTCGGAGTGCCCGTCATCCCCTCGGCCACGAACTTCGTCTGTTTCGATCTGGGCAGCCATGCCCGCGCCCGCGCGGCGCTCCAAGCGCTGCTGGCGCGTGGCGTGTTCATCCGCATGCCGGGCGAGGCGCCGCTTGACCGTTGTGTCCGGGTCACCGTTGGCACTCCCGCACAGCGCGCCGACTTCGCCGAGGTCTTTTCGCAGACTTTGCAGGAAGTGTAA
- a CDS encoding S8 family serine peptidase encodes MRRVARPAKATISPLAPPGDVVVKFREGLTVHSGRARLGHANAARVVNAFNRRGLPSPLPSVPGDPETMRGRRLTAEDRVRALLPDLSLYFRLPLADPLLATELIDELNSLDEVELAYFAPRPEVARLRGTDSSGLHQYAPAATTPNFEAGQLYLGAAPGGVDARAAWTLPGGTGIGTQIIDVEYGWQLTHEDLPGGPSAVVIGFNPQNDTHHGTAVLGEMAAGRNGIGMTGIAYETDIGISSVWTMSTASAIVLATDSSNPGDAILIELHAPGPHYNFQGRDDQAGYVAMEYWQDNFDAMLYAWANGVIVCEAAGNGSENFDDPMYDSLFHPAYRYSHAIICGAGNPPNSTDNDRSPLTFSNYGQRVDLQGYGILVYTLGYGDLYNAGGIDYYYTAGFSGTSSASPIVTGAVLCVSGVFQQMLGIVPDADTIRNLLINTGSPQQFPLLTRHIGPRPNLRAALATLFDPVDSVWYGDVMLQSGESGAIPITLSNSHPVRDIYLPFVLSGPAPIAIDSLTRGPRTDYFEYLQIAYDARPSGIAGYTLRADNGGGSPPLAPGSGVVAWLWVRAGDGPGNQADVLDTAWLGSSTRLRLVSVFDDGYPDYFAPGTVTAVPACDCTLHGDLNANGVLDITDVVGVVNVAFRAGAPAASDPGCPHATRADYTCNGQIDILDVVRAVDVVFRGGPPVCDPCAL; translated from the coding sequence TTGCGTCGGGTCGCGCGTCCGGCCAAGGCCACGATCAGTCCGCTGGCTCCGCCCGGCGATGTGGTGGTGAAGTTCCGCGAAGGGCTGACCGTGCATTCCGGCCGGGCGCGTCTGGGTCACGCCAATGCCGCCCGTGTGGTCAACGCCTTCAACCGACGGGGGCTGCCGAGCCCGCTTCCCTCGGTCCCCGGCGATCCGGAGACCATGCGCGGCCGCCGGCTGACGGCGGAAGATCGGGTCCGCGCGTTGCTGCCCGACTTGTCACTGTATTTCCGGCTCCCGCTTGCGGACCCATTGTTGGCCACGGAGCTGATTGATGAGTTGAATTCGCTCGACGAAGTCGAGCTGGCCTACTTTGCGCCGCGTCCCGAAGTGGCGCGTCTGCGCGGCACGGACTCATCGGGGTTGCATCAATACGCGCCCGCGGCCACGACCCCGAACTTTGAAGCGGGCCAGTTGTATCTCGGCGCCGCGCCCGGCGGCGTCGACGCGCGGGCGGCATGGACACTGCCCGGCGGCACGGGCATCGGGACGCAGATCATCGACGTCGAGTACGGCTGGCAGCTGACGCATGAGGACCTGCCCGGCGGACCGTCGGCGGTGGTGATCGGATTCAATCCACAGAATGACACCCACCATGGCACGGCGGTGCTGGGCGAGATGGCCGCCGGCCGCAACGGCATCGGCATGACCGGCATCGCGTACGAGACCGACATCGGCATCTCGTCGGTGTGGACCATGTCGACGGCCAGCGCGATTGTGCTGGCGACCGATTCCTCCAATCCCGGCGACGCCATCCTGATCGAACTGCATGCCCCCGGCCCCCATTACAACTTCCAAGGCCGTGACGACCAGGCCGGGTATGTCGCAATGGAGTACTGGCAGGACAATTTCGACGCCATGCTCTATGCCTGGGCCAACGGCGTGATTGTCTGCGAGGCGGCGGGGAATGGATCGGAGAATTTCGACGATCCCATGTATGACAGTCTCTTCCACCCGGCCTACCGGTATTCGCACGCGATCATCTGCGGCGCGGGCAACCCGCCGAATTCCACCGACAATGACCGGTCACCGCTGACCTTTTCCAACTATGGCCAGCGGGTCGACCTGCAGGGGTACGGCATCCTCGTGTACACGCTCGGGTATGGCGATCTCTACAACGCGGGCGGGATCGACTACTACTACACCGCCGGATTCTCCGGGACGTCATCGGCCTCGCCGATCGTCACCGGCGCGGTGTTGTGTGTGTCCGGCGTGTTCCAGCAGATGCTCGGGATTGTGCCGGATGCCGACACGATCCGGAATCTGCTCATCAACACCGGTTCGCCGCAGCAATTCCCCCTTCTCACGCGCCACATCGGGCCGCGACCGAATCTGCGGGCGGCGTTGGCGACACTGTTTGACCCGGTCGACTCCGTCTGGTACGGCGATGTGATGCTGCAGTCGGGGGAATCGGGGGCGATCCCGATCACGCTGTCCAACAGCCATCCGGTGCGGGACATCTATCTGCCATTCGTGTTGAGCGGTCCGGCGCCCATCGCCATCGATTCGCTGACCCGTGGTCCGCGCACGGACTACTTCGAGTATCTGCAGATCGCCTACGACGCCCGTCCCTCGGGCATCGCGGGGTATACCCTACGGGCCGACAACGGCGGCGGCTCTCCGCCTCTGGCCCCAGGGTCGGGCGTGGTTGCCTGGTTGTGGGTGCGTGCCGGTGACGGCCCGGGTAATCAGGCCGATGTCCTGGACACCGCCTGGCTGGGAAGTTCGACCCGGCTGCGTCTGGTCAGCGTCTTCGACGACGGATACCCGGACTACTTCGCGCCCGGCACGGTCACCGCCGTGCCGGCCTGTGACTGCACCCTGCATGGCGATTTGAACGCGAACGGAGTGCTCGACATCACGGACGTAGTGGGGGTCGTCAATGTGGCGTTCCGTGCCGGAGCGCCGGCGGCCAGCGACCCCGGTTGTCCGCATGCGACTCGTGCCGATTATACATGTAATGGCCAGATCGACATCCTCGACGTGGTCCGGGCCGTGGACGTGGTTTTCCGCGGCGGCCCGCCGGTGTGCGATCCGTGCGCGCTCTAA